From Cellulosimicrobium sp. ES-005, one genomic window encodes:
- a CDS encoding aldose 1-epimerase family protein gives MNTHAPSGTQVRIAHGEHAATITEVGAAVREYAVGGRPVFTSFPEDEVAPAFNGAVLLPWPNRLRDGAYEVDGTTYQVPVSEPDRGTALHGLACWQRWVVVEHEASRATLELHLPPSPGYPFDLVARVTYSLDDAGLRVHVRTTNVGTATAPYGIGFHPWLSADGANLDECTLRLDAATRVTTDERLLPTGTEPAAGSYDLREPRLLAGVDLDDAYVDVLRDADGLSWMRLSAPDGRTSAVWMDGSMDTWQVCTGDHVGDVAFRRSGVAAEPMSCVADAFRTGERLVRLEPGASHEVVWGATLL, from the coding sequence GTGAACACCCATGCCCCCTCGGGAACCCAGGTCCGCATCGCCCACGGCGAGCACGCAGCGACGATCACCGAGGTCGGAGCGGCCGTGCGCGAGTACGCGGTGGGCGGCAGGCCCGTCTTCACCTCCTTCCCCGAGGACGAGGTCGCGCCCGCGTTCAACGGCGCGGTCCTGCTCCCCTGGCCCAACCGGCTGCGCGACGGCGCGTACGAGGTCGACGGCACCACGTACCAGGTGCCCGTGTCGGAGCCCGACCGGGGCACCGCCCTGCACGGGCTGGCCTGCTGGCAGCGCTGGGTCGTCGTCGAGCACGAGGCCTCGCGCGCGACGCTCGAGCTGCACCTGCCGCCGTCGCCCGGCTACCCGTTCGACCTCGTCGCGCGCGTCACCTACTCGCTCGACGACGCCGGTCTGCGCGTCCACGTGCGGACGACGAACGTCGGCACCGCGACCGCGCCGTACGGCATCGGCTTCCACCCGTGGCTGTCGGCCGACGGTGCGAACCTCGACGAGTGCACGCTGCGCCTCGACGCCGCGACCCGCGTCACGACCGACGAGCGGCTCCTGCCCACCGGCACCGAGCCGGCCGCCGGGAGCTACGACCTGCGCGAGCCGCGCCTGCTCGCGGGCGTCGACCTCGACGACGCCTACGTCGACGTGCTGCGCGACGCCGACGGCCTGTCCTGGATGCGCCTGTCCGCGCCCGACGGCCGCACGTCCGCCGTCTGGATGGACGGCTCGATGGACACGTGGCAGGTCTGCACGGGCGACCACGTCGGCGACGTCGCGTTCCGCCGGTCCGGCGTGGCGGCGGAGCCGATGAGCTGCGTCGCGGACGCATTCCGCACCGGCGAGCGCCTCGTGCGGCTCGAGCCGGGCGCCTCGCACGAGGTCGTCTGGGGCGCGACGCTGCTCTGA
- a CDS encoding multifunctional oxoglutarate decarboxylase/oxoglutarate dehydrogenase thiamine pyrophosphate-binding subunit/dihydrolipoyllysine-residue succinyltransferase subunit, producing the protein MSPKAESEAISDASSVFGANEWLVDELYEQYLLDKNAVDPAWWDFFEDYRPAERAEAAATTAAAPSTPVNGSSAAPAAAPSAPVAPAAVTDGSAAAEAAQRVKPPKLPADPAVNAAAEAVRATRPVATAQPATAPYAQVPARKVAGAPTAEAETVADDVQKLRGPAARVVTNMEASIQVPTATSVRAVPAKLMVDNRIVINNHLARGRGGKISFTHLIGFALVEALADMPIMNASYTQLDGKPAVNQPAHVNFGLAIDLAKPDGSRQLLVPSIKKAETMDFAQFWAAYEDLVRRARGGKLGVDDFAGTTISLTNPGGIGTVHSVPRLMAGQGTIIGVGAMDYPAEFAGASTERLARLGISKVLTITSTYDHRIIQGAQSGEFLRILSQKLLGEDGFYDRVFAALRIPYEPVRWVRDNTTDAEIEAAKPAKIAELIHSYRSRGHLMADTDPLAYRQRKHGDLDIQNHGMTLWDLDRTFPTGGFGGKTKSSLRDILGLLRDSYCRTVGVEYMHLADRTQRKWLQERLESGYARTPREDQLRILRRLNSAEAFETFLQTKFVGQKRFSLEGGEALIPLLDAILSKAAENGLDEVGIGMAHRGRLNVLANIAGKSYAQIFAEFEGNLDPKSVQGSGDVKYHLGTEGVFTAETGATTKVYLAANPSHLEAVDPVLEGIVRAKQDRIDLGGDGFSVLPILIHGDAAFAGQGVVPEVLNLAQLRGYRTGGTVHVLINNQVGFTTGPSSSRSTTYATDVAKGYQVPIFHVNGDDPEACVRVAELAFAFREQFDRDVIIDMICYRRRGHNEGDDPSMTQPLMYNLIEAKRSVRKLYTENLVARGDITLEEAEHVLQDYQAQLERVFTETKEGGFTPAADREPIAGLERPESQLEDAGTMVGWKTAIDRSVLERVGQVHVAPPEGFTVHPKLAQLLEKRRQMSVEGGIDWGFGELAAFGSLLVEGTPVRLAGQDSRRGTFVQRHAVLHDRETGAEWTPLLYLSADQAKFWVYDSSLSEYAALGFEYGYSVERPDALVLWEAQFGDFVNGAQTVIDEFISSAEQKWGQHSSVVMLLPHGYEGQGPDHSSARIERFLQLAAEDNMTIAQPSTPASYFHLLRQQAYARPRRPLIVFTPKQLLRLKAAASSVEDFTTGTFRPVLPDTAADPAKVDRVLLSTGRVYYDLLAERTKRGDEGVALVRLEQLYPLDVDGIRAELAKYPGAEVVWVQDEPENQGAWSFVHINLPEDLPRVSVVSRPASASTAAGTAKKHQAQQAVLLEQAFAR; encoded by the coding sequence GTGTCCCCGAAGGCTGAGTCAGAGGCGATCAGCGACGCAAGCTCCGTGTTCGGAGCGAACGAGTGGCTGGTCGACGAGCTGTACGAGCAGTATCTCCTGGACAAGAACGCGGTGGACCCCGCGTGGTGGGACTTCTTCGAGGACTACCGTCCGGCGGAGCGTGCCGAGGCAGCAGCCACGACGGCCGCCGCGCCGTCGACGCCCGTGAACGGGTCCTCCGCGGCGCCCGCCGCGGCCCCCTCCGCGCCGGTCGCCCCCGCCGCCGTGACGGACGGCTCGGCCGCCGCCGAGGCGGCGCAGCGCGTCAAGCCCCCGAAGCTCCCTGCCGACCCCGCGGTCAACGCCGCCGCCGAGGCCGTCCGGGCGACGCGGCCCGTCGCGACCGCCCAGCCCGCGACCGCGCCGTACGCGCAGGTCCCGGCCCGCAAGGTCGCCGGCGCGCCGACGGCCGAGGCGGAGACCGTGGCGGACGACGTGCAGAAGCTCCGCGGCCCCGCGGCGCGCGTCGTGACGAACATGGAGGCCAGCATCCAGGTGCCGACGGCGACGTCGGTGCGCGCGGTGCCGGCCAAGCTCATGGTCGACAACCGGATCGTCATCAACAACCACCTCGCGCGCGGCCGCGGCGGCAAGATCTCGTTCACGCATCTCATCGGGTTCGCGCTCGTCGAGGCGCTGGCGGACATGCCGATCATGAACGCGAGCTACACGCAGCTCGACGGCAAGCCCGCGGTGAACCAGCCGGCGCACGTCAACTTCGGGCTCGCCATCGACCTGGCCAAGCCGGACGGGTCGCGCCAGCTCCTCGTGCCGAGCATCAAGAAGGCCGAGACGATGGACTTCGCCCAGTTCTGGGCGGCCTACGAGGACCTCGTCCGCCGGGCGCGCGGCGGCAAGCTCGGCGTCGACGACTTCGCCGGGACCACGATCTCGCTGACCAACCCCGGCGGCATCGGCACCGTCCACTCGGTGCCGCGCCTCATGGCGGGTCAGGGCACGATCATCGGCGTCGGCGCGATGGACTACCCCGCGGAGTTCGCGGGCGCGTCCACCGAGCGCCTCGCGCGCCTCGGCATCTCGAAGGTCCTGACGATCACGTCGACCTACGACCACCGCATCATCCAGGGCGCGCAGTCCGGCGAGTTCCTCCGGATCCTGTCGCAGAAGCTCCTCGGCGAGGACGGCTTCTACGACCGCGTGTTCGCGGCGCTGCGCATCCCGTACGAGCCGGTGCGCTGGGTCCGCGACAACACCACGGACGCCGAGATCGAGGCGGCCAAGCCCGCCAAGATCGCCGAGCTCATCCACTCGTACCGGTCGCGCGGGCACCTCATGGCCGACACCGACCCGCTCGCGTACCGGCAGCGCAAGCACGGCGACCTGGACATCCAGAACCACGGCATGACGCTGTGGGACCTGGACCGCACGTTCCCCACGGGCGGCTTCGGCGGCAAGACGAAGTCCTCGCTGCGCGACATCCTCGGCCTCCTGCGCGACTCGTACTGCCGGACCGTCGGCGTCGAGTACATGCACCTGGCCGACCGCACGCAGCGCAAGTGGCTCCAGGAGCGCCTCGAGTCCGGGTACGCGCGCACGCCGCGCGAGGACCAGCTCCGCATCCTGCGCCGCCTCAACTCGGCCGAGGCGTTCGAGACCTTCCTCCAGACGAAGTTCGTCGGGCAGAAGCGCTTCTCCCTCGAGGGCGGCGAGGCGCTCATCCCGCTGCTCGACGCGATCCTGTCGAAGGCGGCGGAGAACGGCCTCGACGAGGTCGGCATCGGCATGGCCCACCGCGGTCGCCTCAACGTGCTGGCCAACATCGCGGGCAAGAGCTACGCGCAGATCTTCGCCGAGTTCGAGGGCAACCTCGACCCGAAGAGCGTGCAGGGCTCGGGCGACGTGAAGTACCACCTCGGCACCGAGGGCGTCTTCACCGCCGAGACCGGCGCGACGACCAAGGTCTACCTCGCCGCCAACCCGTCGCACCTCGAGGCGGTCGACCCGGTGCTCGAGGGCATCGTGCGCGCCAAGCAGGACCGCATCGACCTGGGCGGCGACGGGTTCTCCGTCCTGCCGATCCTCATCCACGGCGACGCGGCCTTCGCGGGCCAGGGCGTCGTGCCCGAGGTGCTCAACCTCGCGCAGCTGCGCGGGTACCGCACGGGCGGCACGGTGCACGTCCTCATCAACAACCAGGTCGGCTTCACCACCGGCCCGTCGTCGTCGCGCTCGACGACGTACGCGACCGACGTCGCCAAGGGCTACCAGGTCCCGATCTTCCACGTGAACGGCGACGACCCGGAGGCGTGCGTGCGCGTCGCGGAGCTGGCCTTCGCCTTCCGCGAGCAGTTCGACCGCGACGTGATCATCGACATGATCTGCTACCGCCGCCGCGGTCACAACGAGGGCGACGACCCCTCGATGACGCAGCCGCTCATGTACAACCTCATCGAGGCCAAGCGCTCGGTGCGCAAGCTCTACACCGAGAACCTCGTCGCGCGCGGCGACATCACGCTCGAGGAGGCCGAGCACGTCCTCCAGGACTACCAGGCCCAGCTCGAGCGCGTGTTCACCGAGACCAAGGAGGGCGGCTTCACGCCCGCCGCGGACCGCGAGCCGATCGCCGGCCTCGAGCGCCCGGAGTCCCAGCTCGAGGACGCGGGCACGATGGTCGGCTGGAAGACGGCGATCGACCGCTCGGTCCTCGAGCGCGTCGGCCAGGTCCACGTCGCGCCGCCGGAGGGCTTCACCGTCCACCCCAAGCTCGCGCAGCTCCTCGAGAAGCGCCGGCAGATGTCCGTCGAGGGCGGCATCGACTGGGGCTTCGGCGAGCTCGCCGCGTTCGGCTCGCTCCTCGTGGAGGGCACGCCCGTGCGCCTCGCCGGGCAGGACTCGCGCCGCGGCACGTTCGTGCAGCGCCACGCCGTCCTGCACGACCGCGAGACGGGCGCCGAGTGGACGCCGCTGCTGTACCTGTCGGCGGACCAGGCCAAGTTCTGGGTCTACGACTCGTCCCTGTCCGAGTACGCCGCGCTCGGCTTCGAGTACGGCTACTCCGTCGAGCGCCCGGACGCGCTCGTGCTGTGGGAGGCGCAGTTCGGCGACTTCGTCAACGGCGCCCAGACGGTGATCGACGAGTTCATCTCGTCCGCCGAGCAGAAGTGGGGCCAGCACTCCTCGGTCGTCATGCTCCTCCCCCACGGCTACGAGGGCCAGGGGCCGGACCACTCGTCCGCGCGCATCGAGCGGTTCCTGCAGCTCGCGGCCGAGGACAACATGACGATCGCGCAGCCGTCGACGCCCGCGTCGTACTTCCACCTGCTGCGCCAGCAGGCGTACGCCCGCCCGCGCCGTCCGCTCATCGTCTTCACGCCGAAGCAGCTGCTGCGCCTCAAGGCGGCCGCATCCAGCGTCGAGGACTTCACGACCGGCACGTTCCGCCCCGTCCTCCCCGACACGGCGGCCGACCCGGCGAAGGTCGACCGCGTGCTCCTGAGCACGGGCCGCGTCTACTACGACCTGCTCGCCGAGCGCACGAAGCGCGGCGACGAGGGCGTGGCGCTCGTCCGCCTCGAGCAGCTCTACCCGCTCGACGTCGACGGCATCCGGGCCGAGCTCGCGAAGTACCCGGGCGCCGAGGTCGTGTGGGTCCAGGACGAGCCGGAGAACCAGGGCGCCTGGTCGTTCGTGCACATCAACCTGCCCGAGGACCTGCCGCGCGTGAGCGTCGTCTCGCGCCCGGCGTCGGCGTCGACCGCCGCGGGCACGGCGAAGAAGCACCAGGCCCAGCAGGCCGTGCTGCTCGAGCAGGCGTTCGCCCGCTGA
- a CDS encoding response regulator transcription factor codes for MADPRAASASPTGAGAGPVPGRGPVPTTAPLTGGTPQQAATVLVVEDEPAIATAIAQRLSAEGWRVEVARDGLSGVDAATRLRPDVIVLDVMLPGIDGLEVTRRIQAEQPVPILMLTARDDETDMLIGLGVGADDYMTKPFSMRELVARIKALLRRVDRATQAASAAPTDPPMTVGDVTIDKAQRRVYRAGDEVHLTPTEFELLVMLASSPKTVLTRERLLAEVWDWADASGTRTVDSHIKALRRKLGADLIRTVHGVGYAFEPPAG; via the coding sequence ATGGCAGATCCGAGGGCAGCGAGCGCATCACCGACCGGCGCGGGCGCCGGTCCCGTCCCGGGCCGCGGGCCCGTGCCCACGACGGCGCCGTTGACGGGCGGCACCCCGCAGCAGGCGGCCACGGTCCTCGTCGTCGAGGACGAGCCCGCCATCGCGACGGCGATCGCGCAGCGCCTGAGCGCCGAGGGCTGGCGCGTCGAGGTCGCGCGCGACGGGCTCTCCGGCGTCGATGCCGCGACGCGGCTGCGCCCGGACGTGATCGTGCTCGACGTCATGCTGCCCGGCATCGACGGCCTCGAGGTCACCCGGCGCATCCAGGCCGAGCAGCCCGTGCCGATCCTCATGCTCACCGCGCGCGACGACGAGACCGACATGCTCATCGGGCTCGGCGTGGGTGCGGACGACTACATGACGAAGCCCTTCTCGATGCGCGAGCTCGTCGCGCGCATCAAGGCGCTGCTGCGCCGGGTCGACCGTGCCACGCAGGCCGCGAGCGCCGCGCCGACCGACCCGCCCATGACGGTCGGCGACGTGACGATCGACAAGGCTCAGCGCCGCGTCTACCGCGCGGGCGACGAGGTCCACCTCACGCCCACCGAGTTCGAGCTCCTCGTCATGCTGGCGAGCTCGCCCAAGACCGTGCTCACGCGCGAGCGTCTCCTCGCGGAGGTCTGGGACTGGGCGGACGCGAGCGGGACGCGCACCGTCGACTCGCACATCAAGGCGCTGCGCCGCAAGCTCGGCGCGGACCTCATCCGCACGGTCCACGGCGTCGGCTACGCGTTCGAGCCGCCCGCCGGATGA
- a CDS encoding aldo/keto reductase, protein MERQVLGRTGRLVSVVGLGTWQLGADWGDVSEDDARAVLDASAEAGVTFFDTADVYGDGRSEQIIGGYLADNPGHAITVATKMGRREAQDADNFTLAKFREWTDRSRRNLRTDRLDLVQLHCPPTAVYSRDEVYDGLDTLVAEGAIASYGVSVETVDEALTAIARPGVATVQIILNAFRLKPLDAVLPAASAAGVGVIARVPLASGLLSGKYTKDTTFAADDHRTYNRDGSAFDVGETFSGVDFETGVQAAGEFTTLVQDVVGQELTPAQVAIAWVWQQPGVSTVIPGARNVEQARSNAAAGDADVLGPLFTSGVREIYDRHLREKIHTRW, encoded by the coding sequence ATGGAACGACAGGTGCTCGGACGCACGGGACGGCTCGTCTCGGTCGTCGGACTGGGAACCTGGCAGCTCGGCGCCGACTGGGGCGACGTGAGCGAGGACGACGCGCGCGCCGTGCTCGACGCCTCGGCCGAGGCCGGCGTGACGTTCTTCGACACCGCAGACGTCTACGGCGACGGGCGCAGCGAGCAGATCATCGGCGGCTACCTCGCGGACAACCCGGGCCACGCGATCACGGTCGCGACCAAGATGGGGCGTCGCGAGGCGCAGGACGCGGACAACTTCACGCTCGCGAAGTTCCGCGAGTGGACCGACCGGTCGCGGCGGAACCTCCGGACGGACCGCCTCGACCTCGTCCAGCTCCACTGCCCCCCGACGGCGGTCTACTCGCGCGACGAGGTCTACGACGGGCTCGACACGCTCGTCGCCGAGGGCGCGATCGCGAGCTACGGCGTGAGCGTCGAGACGGTCGACGAGGCGCTCACCGCCATCGCGCGCCCTGGCGTCGCGACGGTGCAGATCATCCTCAACGCGTTCCGGCTCAAGCCGCTCGACGCCGTCCTTCCCGCGGCGTCCGCGGCGGGAGTCGGGGTCATCGCGCGCGTGCCGCTGGCGTCCGGGCTGCTGTCGGGGAAATACACGAAGGACACGACCTTCGCCGCCGACGACCACCGCACGTACAACCGCGACGGCAGCGCGTTCGACGTCGGCGAGACGTTCTCGGGCGTCGACTTCGAGACCGGTGTCCAGGCGGCGGGCGAGTTCACCACGCTGGTGCAGGACGTCGTCGGGCAGGAGCTCACGCCCGCCCAGGTCGCGATCGCCTGGGTCTGGCAGCAGCCCGGCGTGTCGACCGTCATCCCCGGCGCGCGCAACGTCGAGCAGGCCCGCTCGAACGCCGCCGCGGGCGACGCGGACGTCCTCGGCCCGCTCTTCACCTCGGGCGTCCGCGAGATCTACGACCGCCACCTGCGCGAGAAGATCCACACCCGCTGGTGA
- a CDS encoding DUF4097 family beta strand repeat-containing protein, whose product MSTESWVINAPQTVDVADVRRVVVQLTDGAVDVVADPAREAGARLDVSEVSERPLQVSVHDGELRVGYDFAGVEGLVERAKGLRDKDRAVVRLTVPAQVPVKVTTARAAASVVGSRADLSVTTATGAVRVQGVSGTASIKTATGAVDVGEHVGDVHVSTASGAVTLGGTLGRVSVNTVTSGVEVVARESTPLVDARTVSGDVAVRLGAGSPVNLKARSVTGKAVLDGVRLDSAAQRTTSVDHVDQPGAGGAYVSANTVSGDLTVSRG is encoded by the coding sequence ATGAGCACCGAGTCCTGGGTCATCAACGCCCCCCAGACCGTCGACGTGGCCGACGTCCGACGCGTCGTCGTCCAGCTCACCGACGGCGCGGTCGACGTCGTCGCCGACCCCGCGCGCGAGGCCGGGGCGCGCCTCGACGTCAGCGAGGTGTCCGAGCGCCCGCTGCAGGTGAGCGTCCACGACGGCGAGCTGCGCGTCGGCTACGACTTCGCCGGCGTCGAGGGCCTCGTCGAGCGGGCCAAGGGCCTGCGCGACAAGGACCGCGCCGTCGTCCGGCTCACCGTCCCGGCGCAGGTGCCCGTCAAGGTGACGACCGCGCGCGCCGCGGCCTCCGTCGTCGGGTCGCGGGCCGACCTGTCCGTGACGACCGCGACGGGCGCCGTACGCGTCCAGGGGGTCTCCGGCACGGCGTCGATCAAGACGGCCACCGGCGCGGTCGACGTCGGCGAGCACGTCGGCGACGTCCACGTGAGCACCGCGTCCGGGGCGGTCACGCTCGGCGGGACGCTCGGCCGGGTGTCGGTCAACACCGTGACGAGCGGCGTCGAGGTCGTGGCGCGCGAGAGCACGCCGCTCGTCGACGCGCGCACCGTCTCCGGCGACGTGGCCGTGCGTCTCGGGGCCGGGTCGCCGGTCAACCTCAAGGCCCGCAGCGTCACGGGCAAGGCCGTGCTCGACGGCGTCCGCCTGGACTCGGCCGCGCAGCGCACGACGTCGGTCGACCACGTCGACCAGCCGGGCGCGGGCGGCGCGTACGTCTCCGCGAACACCGTCTCCGGCGACCTCACGGTCTCGCGCGGCTGA
- a CDS encoding ATP-binding protein has product MTSHPADPADPVDGAGRGPGGPSAPPRNGAHRAHTIRPHLPDVRPLDSFRSLKIKLGVLVAATVTLAVLITWIGLQNQLGPSRTFPLAIVLSLLLTQLLARGMTSPLREMTAAARAMADGDYTRRVRATSRDEVGQLAVAFNVMAEDLATSDQVRRELIANVSHELRTPIAALQAQLENVVDGVTQPTPATMEMALAQTERLTRLVSYLLDLSRIEAGAAALNITEIDVGDFLEENAEAVSMVEAGKQLRYVVDVTPPDLVLEADRERLHQVVTNLLQNAIRHSPQGGEIRLEAYPVDDDVVLEIVDEGPGIAKEDRERIFERFARASATGTHTTTGGSTGGTGIGLAIVRWAIDLHGGRIEVADSRSGATMRVTLPAHAHAVEPDLLGEPAPGPEGPTTP; this is encoded by the coding sequence ATGACCTCCCACCCCGCTGACCCTGCCGACCCGGTCGACGGCGCGGGCCGGGGCCCGGGCGGCCCGAGCGCTCCGCCGCGCAACGGCGCGCACCGCGCGCACACGATCCGCCCGCACCTGCCCGACGTCCGTCCGCTCGACTCGTTCCGCTCGCTGAAGATCAAGCTCGGCGTGCTCGTGGCCGCGACCGTCACGCTCGCGGTCCTCATCACGTGGATCGGGCTGCAGAACCAGCTCGGGCCGTCGCGCACGTTCCCGCTCGCGATCGTCCTGTCGCTGCTGCTCACCCAGCTCCTCGCGCGGGGCATGACGTCGCCGCTGCGCGAGATGACGGCGGCGGCGCGCGCGATGGCCGACGGCGACTACACGCGGCGGGTGCGGGCGACGAGCCGCGACGAGGTGGGCCAGCTCGCCGTCGCGTTCAACGTCATGGCGGAGGACCTCGCGACGAGCGACCAGGTGCGACGCGAGCTCATCGCGAACGTGTCGCACGAGCTGCGGACGCCGATCGCGGCGCTCCAGGCGCAGCTCGAGAACGTCGTCGACGGCGTCACGCAGCCGACGCCCGCGACGATGGAGATGGCCCTGGCGCAGACGGAGCGCCTCACGCGCCTCGTCTCCTACCTCCTGGACCTGTCGCGCATCGAGGCGGGCGCGGCGGCCCTCAACATCACCGAGATCGACGTGGGCGACTTCCTCGAGGAGAACGCCGAGGCGGTGTCGATGGTGGAGGCCGGGAAGCAGCTCCGGTACGTCGTGGACGTCACGCCCCCCGACCTCGTGCTCGAGGCGGACCGCGAGCGGCTGCACCAGGTCGTGACGAACCTGCTGCAGAACGCGATCCGGCACTCCCCGCAGGGGGGCGAGATCCGGCTCGAGGCGTACCCGGTGGACGACGACGTCGTGCTCGAGATCGTGGACGAGGGCCCGGGGATCGCGAAGGAGGACCGCGAGCGCATCTTCGAGCGCTTCGCCCGGGCCAGCGCGACCGGCACGCACACGACGACCGGCGGCTCGACGGGCGGGACGGGCATCGGCCTGGCGATCGTCCGGTGGGCGATCGACCTGCACGGCGGGCGGATCGAGGTCGCGGACTCGCGCAGCGGGGCGACGATGCGCGTCACGCTCCCGGCGCACGCCCACGCCGTCGAGCCCGACCTGCTCGGCGAGCCGGCGCCCGGCCCCGAGGGCCCGACGACCCCCTGA
- a CDS encoding PadR family transcriptional regulator produces the protein MATVFAHGELRLYLLALLDSGPKHGYELITELSERFGGTYRPSAGTIYPRLARLEDEGLVHRSADGRKTTYELTPAGRAEIEARRGDVAALEHGIAETVRQRAEALRADVQGSLKGLRAELAAAAQTARARPRDGRPDPRRGESYAWRMEAEALLQRFREDVRADLRRADAASVVSELTVDTLRTVLDSARKAVRATLP, from the coding sequence ATGGCCACCGTCTTCGCGCACGGCGAGCTCCGGCTGTACCTCCTGGCGCTCCTCGACAGCGGTCCCAAGCACGGCTACGAGCTCATCACCGAGCTCTCGGAGCGCTTCGGCGGCACCTACCGGCCGAGCGCGGGGACGATCTACCCCCGCCTCGCGCGGCTCGAGGACGAGGGCCTCGTGCACCGCAGCGCCGACGGCCGCAAGACGACGTACGAGCTGACGCCGGCCGGGCGCGCGGAGATCGAGGCGCGCCGCGGGGACGTCGCCGCGCTGGAGCACGGCATCGCCGAGACGGTGCGCCAGCGCGCCGAGGCGCTGCGCGCCGACGTGCAGGGATCGCTGAAGGGTCTGCGCGCCGAGCTCGCCGCCGCGGCCCAGACGGCGCGCGCCCGCCCGCGCGACGGCCGGCCGGACCCGCGCCGCGGCGAGTCCTACGCGTGGCGCATGGAGGCTGAGGCGCTGCTCCAGCGCTTCCGCGAGGACGTGCGCGCGGACCTGCGCCGGGCGGACGCCGCGAGCGTCGTCTCCGAGCTCACGGTCGACACCCTGCGCACCGTGCTCGACAGCGCGCGCAAGGCCGTGCGAGCGACCCTGCCCTGA
- a CDS encoding GDSL-type esterase/lipase family protein, with protein sequence MSREVRICVVGDELSAGVGDAKALGWAGRVVARTRFPQPAYVFPLAIPGETTTALSQRWEAETARRFAPEPDVDNRLVIGLGRHDLDAGLSVARSRLNLANVLDVAESHRLPTFVVGPPPGHAQDAERLAELSHAFSDVANRRRVPYVDTFSPLVTHEQWLADLAQSGNGFPGQAGYGLMAWLVLHTGWHAWLGLPDDTV encoded by the coding sequence GTGAGTCGAGAGGTACGGATCTGCGTCGTCGGCGACGAGCTGAGCGCCGGCGTCGGCGACGCGAAGGCCCTGGGGTGGGCGGGGCGCGTCGTCGCGCGCACCCGCTTCCCCCAGCCGGCGTACGTGTTCCCGCTCGCCATCCCCGGCGAGACGACGACGGCGCTCAGCCAGCGCTGGGAGGCGGAGACCGCGCGGCGGTTCGCCCCGGAGCCGGACGTGGACAACCGTCTCGTCATCGGCCTCGGCCGTCACGACCTCGACGCGGGGCTCTCGGTCGCGCGCTCGCGCCTCAACCTCGCGAACGTGCTCGACGTCGCGGAGTCGCACCGCCTGCCGACGTTCGTCGTCGGCCCCCCGCCGGGCCACGCGCAGGACGCCGAGCGGCTCGCCGAGCTCTCGCACGCCTTCTCGGACGTCGCGAACCGGCGCCGCGTGCCGTACGTGGACACGTTCAGCCCGCTCGTGACGCACGAGCAGTGGCTCGCGGACCTCGCGCAGAGCGGCAACGGCTTCCCGGGCCAGGCGGGCTACGGGCTCATGGCGTGGCTCGTGCTGCACACCGGCTGGCACGCCTGGCTGGGCCTCCCCGACGACACGGTCTGA